From the genome of Labrus bergylta chromosome 12, fLabBer1.1, whole genome shotgun sequence, one region includes:
- the frmd4bb gene encoding FERM domain-containing protein 4B isoform X3: MTEGRLCQVQLLDDRKLELLVQPKLLSYELLDLVSSHFNLKEKEFFGLAFFDDNGQRKWLQMDRRVLEHDFSKKSGTVALNFLVRFYVENITQLKDIITVELFFLNAKSAVYNEVIEVESENVFKLAANALQEAKGDYTSDESTRADLKKLPTLPTKVLKEHPSLAYCEDRVIEYYKQLKGVSRGQAIVQYLTLVESLPTYGVHYYEVKDKQGIPWWLGLSYKGIGQYDLQDKLKPRKLYQWKQLENLYFREKKFAVEVNDPHRRAVTKRTFGQTGLLIHTWYASHSLIKTIWVMAISQHQFYLDRKQSKVKIGTSRSLEEIAMDLTEHGGAKLNRLGDAGLKNNLITASNGSLVSTGSAESEMSEEQKKEKLFELRKKEQEIQDILAKKTKELKKICLREAELIGKLPKEYPLSSGERPPQVRRRVGTAFKLDELFPYNEDPFLRNLESRFALQQKIVEAAKKLANEPELCKTVKKKRRRNCLDAMHKLQLIEDEMNQYRIKKGKKPTQRASVIIADELIRSDCSSLSSLPLDDDDSDTASQRPRSRSVQGSPQLSPMRTLGTEYDVERPGCPRENHHNRNHSRSEGSPHCFRHRSGSLESQPHIRKDTDPEKPIFILSPAHRSNSTEVLEDCSSYTSQSSLDYCGAANSHYSTLDSRNSTMHRLHRKVEVYGNTGSMPNLVQHHSGCNFSCETPAHYTPSAYYVSGYPCPDMEPYANGAYVYESDVEGHYNVNPSYQVNGYHGHDRFRHYSSDRADGLSQNPYATVRPPRNREGPRNELLAKNMQKALVAEHLKGWYHRNKSPREGGRGMLAGYDFDNGSQLSLGYQTMPAAFSHSSRTTSFSSVSSVESSGNWRNQLAVGLTEYDSPDTPHYPHPGAPYNRSPTHRCSPDNKVSDKLPKKSESVEVVGSEATSTDEPSDNHSST; this comes from the exons ATGACTGAGGGCAGACTGTGCCAAGTGCAGCTGCTGGATGACAGGAAGCTGGAGCTGCTGGTTCAG CCCAAGCTGCTGTCGTATGAACTCCTTGACTTGGTTTCCTCCCACTTCAACCTCAAAGAGAAGGAATTCTTCGGTCTCGCATTTTTCGACGACAA TGGTCAGCGTAAATGGTTGCAGATGGACCGCAGGGTTCTCGAACACGACTTTTCCAAGAAGTCCGGGACCGTTGCTCTGAACTTCCTGGTCAG GTTTTATGTAGAAAACATAACACAGCTGAAGGACATCATAACGGTGGAGTTATTCTTCCTAAATGCCAAATCTGCTGTCTATAAT GAGGTTATAGAAGTGGAAAGCGAGAACGTCTTCAAATTGGCTGCGAATGCCTTACAG GAGGCAAAGGGAGACTACACAAG TGATGAAAGCACCCGAGCTGATCTGAAGAAACTACCGACTCTTCCCACCAAAGTACTAAAGGAGCACCCGTCTCTTGCTTACTG TGAGGATCGAGTTATTGAATATTACAAACAGCTGAAAGGAGTCTCCAGAGGACAGGCCATTGTGCA GTATTTGACGTTGGTGGAATCATTGCCCACGTATGGCGTGCATTATTATGAAGTCAAG GACAAGCAAGGGATCCCGTGGTGGCTTGGGCTCAGCTATAAGGGCATCGGCCAGTATGACCTGCAGGACAAATTAAAACCCAGAAAG CTTTACCAGTGGAAGCAGCTGGAAAACTTGTACTTCCGTGAGAAGAAATTTGCTGTAGAAGTGAATGATCcacacag GCGAGCAGTAACCAAGCGCACATTCGGACAGACGGGCCTACTCATACACACGTGGTATGCCAGCCATTCTCTGATCAAAACCATTTGGGTCATGGCGATCAGCCAGCACCAGTTCTACTTGGACAGAAAGCAAAGCAAA GTTAAGATAGGAACATCGAGAAGTTTGGAGGAAATAGCCATGGATCTCACAGAGCATGGAGGAGCAAAACTAAACCGACTGGGAGATGCAGGGCTGAAGAATAACTTAATAACAGCCAGCAATGGGAGCCTGGTGTCTACAG GCTCTGCAGAATCTGAAATGAGTGAGgagcagaagaaagagaaactttTCGAGCTGAGGAAAAAAGAGCAAGAGATCCAAGATATCTtggcaaagaaaacaaaagagctgAAGAAAATTTGCCTGAGAGAGGCG GAGCTTATTGGCAAGCTGCCAAAAGAGTATCCCCTCTCATCAGGCGAGAGACCGCCACAGGTCAGGCGACGAGTTGGCACCGCTTTCAAGCTGGACGAACTTTTCCCCTACAACGAG GATCCCTTCCTGAGGAACCTGGAGAGCAGGTTTGCCCTGCAGCAAAAGATTGTGGAGGCGGCCAAGAAGCTGGCGAATGAGCCAGAGCTGTGCAAAacggtgaagaagaagaggaggagaaactgtcTGGATGCCATGCACAAACTCCAGCTGATAGAGGATGAGATGAACCAGTACAGAATCAAGAAGGGCAAAAAGCCAACTCAGCGGGCGTCAGTCATTATTGCAG ATGAGCTCATCCGTTCAGACTGCAGCTCTCTGTCTAGTCTCCCACTGGATGATG ATGACTCAGACACTGCGAGTCAGAGGCCTCGGTCCCGGTCGGTCCAAGGTTCCCCTCAGCTCAGCCCGATGCGGACGCTGGGGACAGAATATGACGTGGAGAGGCCGGGATGTCCAAGGGAAAATCACCATAACAGGAACCACAGCAG gtCGGAGGGCTCCCCTCACTGCTTCAGGCATCGCAGTGGAAGTCTGGAGTCTCAGCCCCACATTAGAAAAGACACAGACCCAGAGAAGCCCATCTTTATCTTATCTCCAGCCCATCGCAGCAACAGCACAGAGGTGTTAGAGGACTGCTCCTCCTACACCAGCCAGTCCAGTCTGGACTACTGCGGGGCGGCCAACTCCCACTACAGTACTCTGGACTCCCGGAACTCCACCATGCATCGTCTACACAGGAAGGTGGAGGTCTATGGAAATACTGGGAGTATGCCCAACTTGGTCCAACACCATTCTGGTTGTAATTTCTCATGTGAGACCCCAGCACACTATACACCCAGTGCCTACTACGTCTCCGGATACCCCTGCCCGGACATGGAGCCTTACGCTAACGGTGCCTACGTGTATGAGAGTGATGTAGAAGGCCACTACAACGTTAACCCTTCCTACCAGGTTAACGGGTACCACGGACATGACAGATTCAGGCATTACAGCAGTGACCGGGCAGATGGTCTTTCCCAGAATCCCTACGCAACAGTGAGGCCGCCGCGAAACAGAGAGGGGCCCAGGAATGAGCTGCTGGCCAAAAACATGCAGAAGGCCCTGGTGGCAGAGCACTTGAAGGGCTGGTATCACAGAAATAAGAGCcccagggagggagggagggggatgCTGGCTGGATATGACTTTGATAACGGCTCTCAACTCAGCCTGGGCTATCAGACCATGCCGGCTGCTTTCAGCCACTCCAGCAGGACGACCTCCTTTTCTTCAG TGTCTTCAGTGGAAAGCTCAGGTAACTGGCGCAACCAGTTGGCAGTTGGTCTGACAGAATACGATTCACCCGACACACCTCATTACCCACACCCTGGAGCTCCGTACAACCGCAGTCCTACACACAG ATGTTCTCCAGACAACAAAGTGTCTGACAAATTGCCTAAAAAATCTGAGTCAGTTGAGGTGGTTGGCTCAGAAGCCACTAGTACAGATGAACCATCAGACAACCATTCTAGCACTTAA
- the frmd4bb gene encoding FERM domain-containing protein 4B isoform X2 yields the protein MTEGRLCQVQLLDDRKLELLVQPKLLSYELLDLVSSHFNLKEKEFFGLAFFDDNGQRKWLQMDRRVLEHDFSKKSGTVALNFLVRFYVENITQLKDIITVELFFLNAKSAVYNEVIEVESENVFKLAANALQEAKGDYTSDESTRADLKKLPTLPTKVLKEHPSLAYCEDRVIEYYKQLKGVSRGQAIVQYLTLVESLPTYGVHYYEVKDKQGIPWWLGLSYKGIGQYDLQDKLKPRKLYQWKQLENLYFREKKFAVEVNDPHRRAVTKRTFGQTGLLIHTWYASHSLIKTIWVMAISQHQFYLDRKQSKVKIGTSRSLEEIAMDLTEHGGAKLNRLGDAGLKNNLITASNGSLVSTGSAESEMSEEQKKEKLFELRKKEQEIQDILAKKTKELKKICLREAELIGKLPKEYPLSSGERPPQVRRRVGTAFKLDELFPYNEDPFLRNLESRFALQQKIVEAAKKLANEPELCKTVKKKRRRNCLDAMHKLQLIEDEMNQYRIKKGKKPTQRASVIIADELIRSDCSSLSSLPLDDDDSDTASQRPRSRSVQGSPQLSPMRTLGTEYDVERPGCPRENHHNRNHSRLAFESQETSHCYQNPREISSTHSSPYKTLPRPPRDPRSMPPTPVMTRNAYSSSQLRSEGSPHCFRHRSGSLESQPHIRKDTDPEKPIFILSPAHRSNSTEVLEDCSSYTSQSSLDYCGAANSHYSTLDSRNSTMHRLHRKVEVYGNTGSMPNLVQHHSGCNFSCETPAHYTPSAYYVSGYPCPDMEPYANGAYVYESDVEGHYNVNPSYQVNGYHGHDRFRHYSSDRADGLSQNPYATVRPPRNREGPRNELLAKNMQKALVAEHLKGWYHRNKSPREGGRGMLAGYDFDNGSQLSLGYQTMPAAFSHSSRTTSFSSVSSVESSGNWRNQLAVGLTEYDSPDTPHYPHPGAPYNRSPTHRFHLDGSYMSIR from the exons ATGACTGAGGGCAGACTGTGCCAAGTGCAGCTGCTGGATGACAGGAAGCTGGAGCTGCTGGTTCAG CCCAAGCTGCTGTCGTATGAACTCCTTGACTTGGTTTCCTCCCACTTCAACCTCAAAGAGAAGGAATTCTTCGGTCTCGCATTTTTCGACGACAA TGGTCAGCGTAAATGGTTGCAGATGGACCGCAGGGTTCTCGAACACGACTTTTCCAAGAAGTCCGGGACCGTTGCTCTGAACTTCCTGGTCAG GTTTTATGTAGAAAACATAACACAGCTGAAGGACATCATAACGGTGGAGTTATTCTTCCTAAATGCCAAATCTGCTGTCTATAAT GAGGTTATAGAAGTGGAAAGCGAGAACGTCTTCAAATTGGCTGCGAATGCCTTACAG GAGGCAAAGGGAGACTACACAAG TGATGAAAGCACCCGAGCTGATCTGAAGAAACTACCGACTCTTCCCACCAAAGTACTAAAGGAGCACCCGTCTCTTGCTTACTG TGAGGATCGAGTTATTGAATATTACAAACAGCTGAAAGGAGTCTCCAGAGGACAGGCCATTGTGCA GTATTTGACGTTGGTGGAATCATTGCCCACGTATGGCGTGCATTATTATGAAGTCAAG GACAAGCAAGGGATCCCGTGGTGGCTTGGGCTCAGCTATAAGGGCATCGGCCAGTATGACCTGCAGGACAAATTAAAACCCAGAAAG CTTTACCAGTGGAAGCAGCTGGAAAACTTGTACTTCCGTGAGAAGAAATTTGCTGTAGAAGTGAATGATCcacacag GCGAGCAGTAACCAAGCGCACATTCGGACAGACGGGCCTACTCATACACACGTGGTATGCCAGCCATTCTCTGATCAAAACCATTTGGGTCATGGCGATCAGCCAGCACCAGTTCTACTTGGACAGAAAGCAAAGCAAA GTTAAGATAGGAACATCGAGAAGTTTGGAGGAAATAGCCATGGATCTCACAGAGCATGGAGGAGCAAAACTAAACCGACTGGGAGATGCAGGGCTGAAGAATAACTTAATAACAGCCAGCAATGGGAGCCTGGTGTCTACAG GCTCTGCAGAATCTGAAATGAGTGAGgagcagaagaaagagaaactttTCGAGCTGAGGAAAAAAGAGCAAGAGATCCAAGATATCTtggcaaagaaaacaaaagagctgAAGAAAATTTGCCTGAGAGAGGCG GAGCTTATTGGCAAGCTGCCAAAAGAGTATCCCCTCTCATCAGGCGAGAGACCGCCACAGGTCAGGCGACGAGTTGGCACCGCTTTCAAGCTGGACGAACTTTTCCCCTACAACGAG GATCCCTTCCTGAGGAACCTGGAGAGCAGGTTTGCCCTGCAGCAAAAGATTGTGGAGGCGGCCAAGAAGCTGGCGAATGAGCCAGAGCTGTGCAAAacggtgaagaagaagaggaggagaaactgtcTGGATGCCATGCACAAACTCCAGCTGATAGAGGATGAGATGAACCAGTACAGAATCAAGAAGGGCAAAAAGCCAACTCAGCGGGCGTCAGTCATTATTGCAG ATGAGCTCATCCGTTCAGACTGCAGCTCTCTGTCTAGTCTCCCACTGGATGATG ATGACTCAGACACTGCGAGTCAGAGGCCTCGGTCCCGGTCGGTCCAAGGTTCCCCTCAGCTCAGCCCGATGCGGACGCTGGGGACAGAATATGACGTGGAGAGGCCGGGATGTCCAAGGGAAAATCACCATAACAGGAACCACAGCAG ACTAGCTTTTGAAAGCCAGGAGACTTCCCACTGCTACCAGAATCCAAGAGAGATTTCCTCCACCCACAGTAGTCCCTATAAAACACTCCCCAGACCTCCTCGAGATCCGCGCAGCATGCCGCCCACCCCGGTTATGACCCGCAATGCCTACAGCAGCAGCCAGCTCAG gtCGGAGGGCTCCCCTCACTGCTTCAGGCATCGCAGTGGAAGTCTGGAGTCTCAGCCCCACATTAGAAAAGACACAGACCCAGAGAAGCCCATCTTTATCTTATCTCCAGCCCATCGCAGCAACAGCACAGAGGTGTTAGAGGACTGCTCCTCCTACACCAGCCAGTCCAGTCTGGACTACTGCGGGGCGGCCAACTCCCACTACAGTACTCTGGACTCCCGGAACTCCACCATGCATCGTCTACACAGGAAGGTGGAGGTCTATGGAAATACTGGGAGTATGCCCAACTTGGTCCAACACCATTCTGGTTGTAATTTCTCATGTGAGACCCCAGCACACTATACACCCAGTGCCTACTACGTCTCCGGATACCCCTGCCCGGACATGGAGCCTTACGCTAACGGTGCCTACGTGTATGAGAGTGATGTAGAAGGCCACTACAACGTTAACCCTTCCTACCAGGTTAACGGGTACCACGGACATGACAGATTCAGGCATTACAGCAGTGACCGGGCAGATGGTCTTTCCCAGAATCCCTACGCAACAGTGAGGCCGCCGCGAAACAGAGAGGGGCCCAGGAATGAGCTGCTGGCCAAAAACATGCAGAAGGCCCTGGTGGCAGAGCACTTGAAGGGCTGGTATCACAGAAATAAGAGCcccagggagggagggagggggatgCTGGCTGGATATGACTTTGATAACGGCTCTCAACTCAGCCTGGGCTATCAGACCATGCCGGCTGCTTTCAGCCACTCCAGCAGGACGACCTCCTTTTCTTCAG TGTCTTCAGTGGAAAGCTCAGGTAACTGGCGCAACCAGTTGGCAGTTGGTCTGACAGAATACGATTCACCCGACACACCTCATTACCCACACCCTGGAGCTCCGTACAACCGCAGTCCTACACACAG ATTTCACCTGGACGGAAGCTACATGAGCATTCGCTGA
- the frmd4bb gene encoding FERM domain-containing protein 4B isoform X1: MTEGRLCQVQLLDDRKLELLVQPKLLSYELLDLVSSHFNLKEKEFFGLAFFDDNGQRKWLQMDRRVLEHDFSKKSGTVALNFLVRFYVENITQLKDIITVELFFLNAKSAVYNEVIEVESENVFKLAANALQEAKGDYTSDESTRADLKKLPTLPTKVLKEHPSLAYCEDRVIEYYKQLKGVSRGQAIVQYLTLVESLPTYGVHYYEVKDKQGIPWWLGLSYKGIGQYDLQDKLKPRKLYQWKQLENLYFREKKFAVEVNDPHRRAVTKRTFGQTGLLIHTWYASHSLIKTIWVMAISQHQFYLDRKQSKVKIGTSRSLEEIAMDLTEHGGAKLNRLGDAGLKNNLITASNGSLVSTGSAESEMSEEQKKEKLFELRKKEQEIQDILAKKTKELKKICLREAELIGKLPKEYPLSSGERPPQVRRRVGTAFKLDELFPYNEDPFLRNLESRFALQQKIVEAAKKLANEPELCKTVKKKRRRNCLDAMHKLQLIEDEMNQYRIKKGKKPTQRASVIIADELIRSDCSSLSSLPLDDDDSDTASQRPRSRSVQGSPQLSPMRTLGTEYDVERPGCPRENHHNRNHSRLAFESQETSHCYQNPREISSTHSSPYKTLPRPPRDPRSMPPTPVMTRNAYSSSQLRSEGSPHCFRHRSGSLESQPHIRKDTDPEKPIFILSPAHRSNSTEVLEDCSSYTSQSSLDYCGAANSHYSTLDSRNSTMHRLHRKVEVYGNTGSMPNLVQHHSGCNFSCETPAHYTPSAYYVSGYPCPDMEPYANGAYVYESDVEGHYNVNPSYQVNGYHGHDRFRHYSSDRADGLSQNPYATVRPPRNREGPRNELLAKNMQKALVAEHLKGWYHRNKSPREGGRGMLAGYDFDNGSQLSLGYQTMPAAFSHSSRTTSFSSVSSVESSGNWRNQLAVGLTEYDSPDTPHYPHPGAPYNRSPTHRCSPDNKVSDKLPKKSESVEVVGSEATSTDEPSDNHSST; the protein is encoded by the exons ATGACTGAGGGCAGACTGTGCCAAGTGCAGCTGCTGGATGACAGGAAGCTGGAGCTGCTGGTTCAG CCCAAGCTGCTGTCGTATGAACTCCTTGACTTGGTTTCCTCCCACTTCAACCTCAAAGAGAAGGAATTCTTCGGTCTCGCATTTTTCGACGACAA TGGTCAGCGTAAATGGTTGCAGATGGACCGCAGGGTTCTCGAACACGACTTTTCCAAGAAGTCCGGGACCGTTGCTCTGAACTTCCTGGTCAG GTTTTATGTAGAAAACATAACACAGCTGAAGGACATCATAACGGTGGAGTTATTCTTCCTAAATGCCAAATCTGCTGTCTATAAT GAGGTTATAGAAGTGGAAAGCGAGAACGTCTTCAAATTGGCTGCGAATGCCTTACAG GAGGCAAAGGGAGACTACACAAG TGATGAAAGCACCCGAGCTGATCTGAAGAAACTACCGACTCTTCCCACCAAAGTACTAAAGGAGCACCCGTCTCTTGCTTACTG TGAGGATCGAGTTATTGAATATTACAAACAGCTGAAAGGAGTCTCCAGAGGACAGGCCATTGTGCA GTATTTGACGTTGGTGGAATCATTGCCCACGTATGGCGTGCATTATTATGAAGTCAAG GACAAGCAAGGGATCCCGTGGTGGCTTGGGCTCAGCTATAAGGGCATCGGCCAGTATGACCTGCAGGACAAATTAAAACCCAGAAAG CTTTACCAGTGGAAGCAGCTGGAAAACTTGTACTTCCGTGAGAAGAAATTTGCTGTAGAAGTGAATGATCcacacag GCGAGCAGTAACCAAGCGCACATTCGGACAGACGGGCCTACTCATACACACGTGGTATGCCAGCCATTCTCTGATCAAAACCATTTGGGTCATGGCGATCAGCCAGCACCAGTTCTACTTGGACAGAAAGCAAAGCAAA GTTAAGATAGGAACATCGAGAAGTTTGGAGGAAATAGCCATGGATCTCACAGAGCATGGAGGAGCAAAACTAAACCGACTGGGAGATGCAGGGCTGAAGAATAACTTAATAACAGCCAGCAATGGGAGCCTGGTGTCTACAG GCTCTGCAGAATCTGAAATGAGTGAGgagcagaagaaagagaaactttTCGAGCTGAGGAAAAAAGAGCAAGAGATCCAAGATATCTtggcaaagaaaacaaaagagctgAAGAAAATTTGCCTGAGAGAGGCG GAGCTTATTGGCAAGCTGCCAAAAGAGTATCCCCTCTCATCAGGCGAGAGACCGCCACAGGTCAGGCGACGAGTTGGCACCGCTTTCAAGCTGGACGAACTTTTCCCCTACAACGAG GATCCCTTCCTGAGGAACCTGGAGAGCAGGTTTGCCCTGCAGCAAAAGATTGTGGAGGCGGCCAAGAAGCTGGCGAATGAGCCAGAGCTGTGCAAAacggtgaagaagaagaggaggagaaactgtcTGGATGCCATGCACAAACTCCAGCTGATAGAGGATGAGATGAACCAGTACAGAATCAAGAAGGGCAAAAAGCCAACTCAGCGGGCGTCAGTCATTATTGCAG ATGAGCTCATCCGTTCAGACTGCAGCTCTCTGTCTAGTCTCCCACTGGATGATG ATGACTCAGACACTGCGAGTCAGAGGCCTCGGTCCCGGTCGGTCCAAGGTTCCCCTCAGCTCAGCCCGATGCGGACGCTGGGGACAGAATATGACGTGGAGAGGCCGGGATGTCCAAGGGAAAATCACCATAACAGGAACCACAGCAG ACTAGCTTTTGAAAGCCAGGAGACTTCCCACTGCTACCAGAATCCAAGAGAGATTTCCTCCACCCACAGTAGTCCCTATAAAACACTCCCCAGACCTCCTCGAGATCCGCGCAGCATGCCGCCCACCCCGGTTATGACCCGCAATGCCTACAGCAGCAGCCAGCTCAG gtCGGAGGGCTCCCCTCACTGCTTCAGGCATCGCAGTGGAAGTCTGGAGTCTCAGCCCCACATTAGAAAAGACACAGACCCAGAGAAGCCCATCTTTATCTTATCTCCAGCCCATCGCAGCAACAGCACAGAGGTGTTAGAGGACTGCTCCTCCTACACCAGCCAGTCCAGTCTGGACTACTGCGGGGCGGCCAACTCCCACTACAGTACTCTGGACTCCCGGAACTCCACCATGCATCGTCTACACAGGAAGGTGGAGGTCTATGGAAATACTGGGAGTATGCCCAACTTGGTCCAACACCATTCTGGTTGTAATTTCTCATGTGAGACCCCAGCACACTATACACCCAGTGCCTACTACGTCTCCGGATACCCCTGCCCGGACATGGAGCCTTACGCTAACGGTGCCTACGTGTATGAGAGTGATGTAGAAGGCCACTACAACGTTAACCCTTCCTACCAGGTTAACGGGTACCACGGACATGACAGATTCAGGCATTACAGCAGTGACCGGGCAGATGGTCTTTCCCAGAATCCCTACGCAACAGTGAGGCCGCCGCGAAACAGAGAGGGGCCCAGGAATGAGCTGCTGGCCAAAAACATGCAGAAGGCCCTGGTGGCAGAGCACTTGAAGGGCTGGTATCACAGAAATAAGAGCcccagggagggagggagggggatgCTGGCTGGATATGACTTTGATAACGGCTCTCAACTCAGCCTGGGCTATCAGACCATGCCGGCTGCTTTCAGCCACTCCAGCAGGACGACCTCCTTTTCTTCAG TGTCTTCAGTGGAAAGCTCAGGTAACTGGCGCAACCAGTTGGCAGTTGGTCTGACAGAATACGATTCACCCGACACACCTCATTACCCACACCCTGGAGCTCCGTACAACCGCAGTCCTACACACAG ATGTTCTCCAGACAACAAAGTGTCTGACAAATTGCCTAAAAAATCTGAGTCAGTTGAGGTGGTTGGCTCAGAAGCCACTAGTACAGATGAACCATCAGACAACCATTCTAGCACTTAA
- the lmod3 gene encoding leiomodin-3, with amino-acid sequence MSDNGDIEDLNEEEIDEDEILAMLSPEELQELQSEMDIMIAPDERVPVGQRQKDQTEKPPTGTFDHRSLVDYLYWEKESKRMHEEERVPATLLPSEKTLREEAENKEKEQNTEDGEYEVIEEVIEEEATDGADGEEIIEEIIEEIVEEVEEAEESDEREERRDEKDEKSSDEHENTDKQVDPPVSNTEKVQENKTDDYQSCSDSKEKTESLVPELSTPQVEEVGKSKTPVSLPPNEAEDPPEIKETIDKLPQKEERKINKLNIPKLAFNNIKMTSRPSGNETNLDSTLDKIRKNNPSVTEVNLNNIENIPKEMLLDYVNGLKKNKHVKTFSIANTGVDENIAFNLANMLRENRSITTLNIESNFITGKGIVAIIRCLQFNETLTELRFHNQRHMLGHHSEMEISRLLKANNTLLKMGYHFELPGPRMVVTNILTRNLDRQRQGRKEEQRQQQVKEQREMMQMYENSLNLPPGLLEMLGYIPSLELLQQNGFIPPSSDLSAVPQTQNQTHKPESQKEPKHKSTPEPQRVEPSNSLRDVQLKRTPKKRDPFLDLDPRDNSRPERASFQLRKTPKVKDTGSEGVTDERANLSDVIKTLKPVPRRRLPPKVDLTPRDQLLTEIKKSSVAYLKSVPLPKVLESSETSLL; translated from the exons ATGTCAGACAACGGAGACATTGAGGATCTCAATGAGGAGGAAATTGATGAGGATGAAATCCTTGCAATGCTTTCACCCGAGGAGCTTCAGGAGCTCCAGAGTGAGATGGATATTATGATTGCCCCAGATGAGAGAGTACCAGTTGGACAAAGACAGAAGGACCAGACAGAGAAGCCTCCAACAGGGACGTTTGACCATAGATCCCTGGTTGATTACCTCTACTGGGAGAAAGAATCCAAACGAATGCATGAAGAGGAAAGAGTCCCTGCTACTTTGCTACCAAGTGAG aAAACTTTGAGGGAGGaagctgaaaacaaagaaaaagaacaaaatacagAAGATGGGGAATATGAAGTGATAGAAGAAGTTATTGAGGAAGAAGCCACAGATGGTGCAGATGGAGAGGAGATCATAGAAGAGATCATTGAGGAAATTGTTGAAGAGGTTGAGGAGGCTGAAGAGAGTGATGAACGGGAGGAAAGGCGAGATGAGAAAGACGAAAAATCTTCTGATGAACATGAAAATACAGACAAACAAGTCGATCCTCCAGTCAGCAACACAGAAAAagtacaagaaaacaaaacagatgacTATCAGTCTTGCTCGGACTCAAAGGAGAAGACTGAGAGCTTGGTTCCAGAACTTAGCACACCACAGGTTGAAGAGGTAGGGAAAAGTAAAACTCCGGTCTCTTTACCTCCCAATGAGGCTGAAGATCCGCCAGAGATAAAAGAAACTATTGATAAGCTCCCGcagaaggaagagaggaaaatTAACAAATTAAACATCCCAAAGTTGGCCTTTAACAACATAAAAATGACTTCAAGACCATCAGGAAATGAGACAAACCTGGACTCTACACTTGACAAAATCCGCAAAAACAACCCCTCTGTCACCGAGGTAAACCTCAACAACATTGAGAACATTCCCAAAGAAATGCTCTTGGACTATGTCAATGGCTTGAAGAAGAACAAGCATGTAAAAACTTTCAGTATCGCCAACACGGGTGTTGATGAAAACATTGCTTTCAACCTGGCCAACATGTTGCGAGAGAACCGCAGCATTACCACTTTGAATATAGAGTCCAACTTTATCACTGGAAAGGGAATAGTCGCAATCATCCGTTGCCTCCAATTCAACGAGACTCTGACGGAGCTGCGATTCCACAACCAGAGGCACATGCTGGGCCACCACTCAGAGATGGAGATCTCTCGTCTGCTCAAAGCCAACAACACACTCCTGAAGATGGGCTACCACTTTGAGCTGCCAGGGCCCAGGATGGTGGTGACCAACATTTTGACCAGGAACCTTGACCGTCAGAGGcaggggaggaaggaggagcagaggcagcagcaggtgaaggagcagagggagatGATGCAAATGTATGAGAACAGTCTAAACCTGCCGCCTGGTTTGCTTGAGATGCTTGGGTACATACCATCCCTGGAGCTCCTTCAGCAGAATGGGTTCATTCCACCCTCATCAGATCTGAGCGCTGTACCTCAAACACAGAACCAGACCCATAAGCCAGAGTCTCAGAAGGAGCCCAAGCACAAAAGCACGCCTGAACCACAAAGGGTCGAACCATCAAACTCGTTAAGAGACGTCCAGCTGAAGAGGACTCCTAAGAAACGGGACCCTTTTCTGGACCTGGACCCGAGGGATAACTCGAGACCAGAGAGGGCAAGTTTCCAATTGAGGAAAACTCCCAAAGTGAAAGATACTGGCAGCGAAGGGGTCACGGATGAAAGAGCAAACCTGTCGGACGTCATTAAGACTTTGAAGCCTGTCCCACGCAGACGATTGCCACCGAAAGTCGACCTCACACCTCGTGATCAGCTCCTAACAGAGATCAAGAAGAGTAGTGTGGCCTATCTCAAATCT GTGCCGCTCCCTAAGGTCCTGGAATCAAGTGAAACCAGTCTCCTGTAA